The sequence CGTGCGACCACTACGGGCGCACGCCGCCGTGCAGCCTGGCGATTCTGGAGGCCGGGGTGCGGCGGGTCATCTGCGCGTCCTCGGACCCCAATCCGCAGGTGAGCGGCAAGGGCGTGGCGCGGCTGCGGCGCGGCGGGGTGCAGGTGCTCACGGGCGTCCTCACGGAAGAGGCGGACACGCTCAACCGGCCCTTCTTCAAGGTCATGCGCACGGGCCTGCCGTGGGTGACGCTGAAGGCGGCGGTGACGCTGGACGGGAAGCTGGCCACCGCGACGGGGGACTCGCGCTGGGTGACGGGCGAGCCTGCGCGCGCGTGGGTGCACCGGCTGCGCGACGCGGTGGACGTCATCCTCGTGGGCGCCAACACGGTGCGCAAGGATGACCCGAAGCTGACGACGCGGCTTCCGGGCGGCGGAGGAAAAGACCCGCTGCGCGTGGTGGTGGATAGCCACCTGCGCCTGTCTCCGGGCTACACCGTCTTCACGCAGCGAAGCCCCGCGCGCACGGTGATTGCGACGCTGGAGGACCCGGAGGGCCGCAAGGCGCGGCGCTTCCTCGCCCAGGGCGTGGAGGTGTGGCAGGTACGCCAGAAGGCGGGCCGGGTGGACCTGAAGGCGCTCCTCAAGCGCATCGCGAAGAGCGGCCTCAACCACGTGTTAGTGGAGGGTGGGGCGGAGCTGTACGGCTCGTTCCTGCGC comes from Pyxidicoccus parkwaysis and encodes:
- the ribD gene encoding bifunctional diaminohydroxyphosphoribosylaminopyrimidine deaminase/5-amino-6-(5-phosphoribosylamino)uracil reductase RibD, with the translated sequence MRLLTRARMDATRAPRAKRAADFDRAVAEFFMRIALEEAAKGLGRTSPNPVVGAVLVKGGRIIARGYHKKAGTAHAEVVALEAAGSKAKGADLYTTLEPCDHYGRTPPCSLAILEAGVRRVICASSDPNPQVSGKGVARLRRGGVQVLTGVLTEEADTLNRPFFKVMRTGLPWVTLKAAVTLDGKLATATGDSRWVTGEPARAWVHRLRDAVDVILVGANTVRKDDPKLTTRLPGGGGKDPLRVVVDSHLRLSPGYTVFTQRSPARTVIATLEDPEGRKARRFLAQGVEVWQVRQKAGRVDLKALLKRIAKSGLNHVLVEGGAELYGSFLREHLADSLALFLAPKLIGSPGLSWAGDLGVKEMAQAVSVSDLTFERHGDDVLLQALL